One Aegilops tauschii subsp. strangulata cultivar AL8/78 chromosome 7, Aet v6.0, whole genome shotgun sequence genomic window carries:
- the LOC120971000 gene encoding 2-hydroxyisoflavanone dehydratase-like has product MRCSQRRGMQRTTQKKSFKLKQLNCAMHANKTSPAKQKEGRDISVDMYPFIRKYKDGSIERFLRSPFVLASPDQGGNRGVATRDVVVDKATGVSVRLFLPSRAADTAGRNRLPLVIYVHGGSFCTESAFGRTYHRYATSLAASAGALVVSVEYRLAPEFPRPAAYDDAWAALQWAASSSDPWPEFPPYGVDRLWPFVTAGQAGNDDPRIDPPASEISSLACRRVLIAVAGKDTLRDRGLDLAARMRDHDAPWPWMTPGRREVTVVESEGEDHGFHLYCPLRATSKRLMGSIVEFINQQPSSSPANPMVLGVPTTLFKDVFGYGTTMKSWGTRSSMAHNRAHGSGAHGPVWPSNKISVRLPMPAGKAHHKQHPLSAAAPWGCVMNKFF; this is encoded by the coding sequence ATGAGGTGCAGCCAACGACGAGGCATGCAGCGGACAACTCAAAAGAAGAGTTTCAAACTAAAGCAGCTCAACTGCGCCATGCATGCAAACAAGACTTCTCCAGCGAAGCAGAAGGAGGGACGTGACATCTCCGTGGACATGTACCCGTTCATACGCAAGTACAAGGACGGCAGCATCGAGCGTTTCCTGCGCAGCCCATTCGTGCTGGCGTCGCCGGATCAGGGCGGCAACCGCGGGGTGGCGACGAGGGACGTCGTCGTCGACAAGGCCACCGGCGTGTCTGTGCGCCTGTTCCTCCCGTCCCGTGCCGCCGACACCGCAGGCAGGAATCGGCTTCCCCTCGTCATCTACGTCCATGGCGGCTCGTTCTGCACGGAGAGCGCTTTCGGGCGGACGTACCACCGCTACGCGACCTCCCTCGCCGCCAGCGCCGGAGCCCTCGTCGTGTCGGTGGAGTACCGTCTAGCGCCGGAGTTCCCCAGACCCGCGGCATATGACGACGCGTGGGCCGCGCTCCAGTGGGCGGCGTCCTCGTCCGACCCATGGCCGGAGTTCCCGCCGTACGGGGTGGACCGGCTGTGGCCGTTCGTCACGGCCGGCCAGGCCGGCAACGATGACCCCCGGATCGACCCTCCGGCCTCGGAGATCTCATCGCTGGCTTGCCGCCGCGTGCTCATCGCCGTGGCCGGGAAGGACACTCTGCGGGACCGCGGCCTCGACCTGGCGGCCCGCATGCGCGATCACGACGCGCCGTGGCCTTGGATGACGCCGGGGCGCCGCGAGGTGACGGTGGTGGAGTCGGAGGGCGAGGACCACGGCTTCCACCTCTACTGTCCGCTGAGGGCCACCAGCAAGAGGCTCATGGGGAGCATCGTGGAGTTCATAAACCAGCAGCCCAGCTCGTCGCCTGCTAATCCTATGGTGCTCGGCGTGCCCACGACGCTGTTCAAGGACGTGTTTGGGTATGGCACGACCATGAAGTCCTGGGGCACACGGTCCAGTATGGCACATAACAGAGCACACGGTTCTGGCGCGCACGGTCCCGTATGGCCATCCAACAAAATCTCAGTTCGACTGCCGATGCCTGCTGGTAAAGCTCATCACAAACAACATCCATTATCTGCTGCGGCTCCGTGGGGTTGTGTGATGAACAAGTTTTTCTAG